The following proteins are co-located in the Podarcis raffonei isolate rPodRaf1 chromosome 5, rPodRaf1.pri, whole genome shotgun sequence genome:
- the BMS1 gene encoding ribosome biogenesis protein BMS1 homolog isoform X1, protein MEENDNKHHRKRHSGPKAGKKKKRHLKDLGLEDEEDARKRNPKAFAVQSAVKMARTFHRTQDLKTKKHHIPVVDRTPLDPPPVVVVVVGPPKVGKSTLIKCLIKNFTRQKLVEIRGPVTIVSGKKRRLTIIECGCDINTMIDLAKVADLVLMLIDASFGFEMETFEFLNICQVHGFPKIMGVLTHLDTFKNNKQLKKTKKRLKHRFWTEVYQGAKLFYLSGMVHGEYQKQEIHNLGRFISVMKFRPLMWQTSHPYVLADRMEDLTNPEDIRVNPKCDRKVSLYGYLRGTHLKNKSQIHMPGVGDFTVSDVSFLPDPCALPEHQKKRSLNEKEKLIYAPLSGVGGLVYDKDAVYIDLGGSHTHKEEEEETRPNHELVQSLISTHSTIDAKMASSKVSLFMDSQPLETDIDNQGLFEMPKEEKETDPHTGRVRRKALFEDEEKEDGGSDEEEDEEMSESGSDGDEEDGQQSDEDFPDLELAMRSSKRFKKEPKPGTLTELPAFADSDDNLEISSGEEEEMGLDGDGEDGEGDGQESEEERVADSESTARSTDLLTRSACGEMDKEERNSRNLRRKVAAATDSGNGTAEEASASEMEESSAEDKGESMEDSDTEESDGEDSQPQCAGVKTQKSKFDKSEDDVEGLLKEEEEYKEASDFSLDTVGALKWKEGITQKAAEAFLRQQQSAPNLRKLIYGTVAEDEGEEDEENNELGGLFRISRPNEESKRKADALDCSKFPVESPQDWDLDEVMDSIRDCFVTGNWEADKDAAKLLKEDEELYGDFEDLETGIVHSGKAADQGDEASSEEEKENNNGKEDKSGEEEEEKKKRMDKKRKLKRMFDAVYDEGEATYFDDLKGEMQKQAQLNRTEFEDQDDETRVQYEGFRPGMYVRIELENVPCELVLHFDPHYPIILGGLGNTEGNVGYVQMRLKKHRWYKKILKTRDPLIFSLGWRRFQTIPMYYIEDHNGRHRLLKYTPQHMHCGTTFWGPITPQGAGCLAIQSVSGATPDFRIAATGVVLDLDKSIRVVKKLKLTGFPFKIFKNTAFIKGMFNSVLEVAKFEGAAIRTVSGIRGQIKKALRTPEGAFRATFEDKLLMSDIVFLRTWYPVSTPAFYNPVTSLLKAVGEKDSWAGMKTTGQLRHEKGIRLKQNKDSLYKPIMREKKHFNKLHIPKALQKALPFKSKPKLQEGKGKVTKDKWRPAVIREPHEKKIAALLSALGTVHSYKLKKAKVKHRQQLKERLKGRQKEEEEKIKRQKEAKKKLFRIIGQREKKRQKSSLRGSAEREK, encoded by the exons GACCCAGGATTTGAAGACGAAAAAACATCACATTCCAGTGGTTGACCGCACTCCATTAGATCCTCCTCCTGTCGTTGTGGTTGTGGTTGGCCCTCCGAAAGTTGGAAAGAGCACCTTGATAAAATGTCTTATTAAGAATTTCACCAGGCAGAAGTTAGTTGAAATCCGGGGTCCTGTAACAATTGTGTCAG GTAAAAAGCGTAGGCTTACCATAATTGAATGTGGATGTGATATTAATACAATGATTGATCTAGCTAAAGTTGCCGATCTG gTTTTAATGCTCATTGATGCCAGCTTCGGATTTGAAATGGAAACATTTGAATTTTTAAACATTTGCCAGgtacatggcttccccaaaattaTGGGTGTTCTTACGCACTTGGATACCTTCAAGAATAACAAACAGCTCAAGAAGACTAAAAAGAGACTGAAGCACAGATTCTGGACAGAGGTTTATCAG GGTGCCAAATTGTTCTATCTCTCTGGGATGGTACATGGAGAATATCAAAAACAGGAAATCCACAACCTGGGGCGCTTTATTTCCGTAATGAAATTCCGTCCCCTTATGTGGCAGACGTCTCATCCTTACGTACTAGCAGACAG GATGGAAGACTTGACAAACCCAGAAGATATCAGAGTTAATCCAAAGTGTGACAGGAAGGTTTCACTTTATGGTTACTTAAGAGGAACGCACTTGAAAAACAAAAGTCAAATACATATGCCAG GCGTTGGGGATTTCACAGTGAGTGATGTCAGTTTCCTGCCAGATCCCTGTGCGCTCCCTGAACACCAGAAGAAGCGTTCCTTAAATGAGAAGGAGAAGCTTATTTATGCACCACTGTCCGGTGTTGGGGGCTTAGTTTATGATAAAGATGCAGTTTATATCGACCTTGGAGGAAGTCACACACATAAAGAAGAAGAG GAGGAAACAAGACCAAACCATGAACTAGTCCAGAGCCTCATCTCTACGCACTCCACTATTGATGCCAAAATGGCGTCAAGCAAAGTGTCTCTCTTCATGGATTCCCAACCGCTAGAGACTGACATTGACAACCAAGG TCTGTTTGAGATGCCTAAAGAAGAGAAGGAAACTGACCCACATACTGGGAGGGTACGTCGGAAGGCACTATTTGAAGATGAGGAAAAAGAAGATGGTGGAAGTGAtgaggaggaagatgaagaaaTGTCTGAGAGTGGTAGTGATGGTGACGAGGAGGATGGGCAACAAAGTGATGAAGATTTCCCAGATCTGGAGCTGGCCATGAGATCTTCCAAGcgttttaaaaaagaacccaaACCAGGAACCCTAACAGAACTTCCAGCATTTGCTGATAGCGATGACAATCTTGAGATAAGTTCAGGTGAGGAAGAAGAAATGGGCCTTGATGGGGACGGGGAAGATGGAGAAGGAGATGGACAAGAAAGCGAGGAGGAGAGAGTTGCTGATTCTGAATCTACAGCCAGAAGCACAGATTTATTGACTAGGTCTGCATGTGGTGAAATGGACAAAGAGGAGAGAAATAGTAGAAATCTGCGTAGAAAGGTGGCTGCCGCTACAGATTCTGGAAATGGGACAGCAGAAGAAGCATCAGCATCTGAGATGGAAGAATCATCTGCAGAGGACAAAGGAGAATCAATGGAAGATTCTGATACGGAAGAATCTGATGGGGAAGATTCCCAGCCGCAGTGTGCTGGAGTTAAAACACAGAAATCAAAGTTTGACAAAAGCGAGGATGATGTTGAAGGTCtgttgaaagaggaagaggagtatAAAGAAGCCTCTGACTTTTCTCTAGATACAGTTG GTGCGCTTAAATGGAAAGAAGGCATTACTCAAAAGGCAGCTGAAGCATTTCTGAGGCAACAACAATCAGCTCCCAATCTTCGCAAACTTATTTATGGAACAG TGGCTGAGGATGAGGGGGAGGAAGATGAAGAAAACAATGAGCTTGGAGGGTTGTTCCGCATCAGCCGTCCCAACGAAGAATCGAAGCGAAAAGCCGATGCCCTTGACTGCTCCAAATtccctgtggaaagcccacaAGATTGGGACTTAGATGAG GTTATGGACAGTATCAGAGACTGTTTTGTGACTGGAAACTGGGAAGCTGATAAAGATGCTGCAAAACTGTTGAAGGAGGATG AAGAATTATATGGCGATTTTGAAGATCTTGAGACAGGAATTGTACACAGTGGCAAAGCAGCTGATCAAGGAGATGAA GCATCAAgtgaagaagagaaagagaataaTAATGGGAAAGAGGACAAATCtggtgaagaggaagaggaaaagaagaagcgCATGGATAAGAAACGCAAGCTGAAGAGGATGTTTGATGctgtgtatgacgaaggagaagCCACCTACTTTGATGACCTAAAAGGGGAGATGCAGAAACAGGCACAG CTTAATCGGACTGAATTTGAAGATCAAGACGACGAGACCAGAGTTCAGTATGAGGGATTCCGGCCCGGAATGTATGTACGGATAGAACTGGAGAACGTCCCATGTGAGCTGGTGCTGCATTTTGACCCACACTATCCAATTATCCTGGGTGGCCTGGGAAACACCGAAGGAAATGTGGGATATGTGCAG ATGCGCTTGAAGAAGCATCGTTGGTATAAGAAAATACTTAAGACTCGTGATCCTCTCATTTTCTCATTGGGCTGGAGGAGGTTTCAGACGATCCCTATGTACTACATCGAAGACCATAATGGCCGTCACAGGCTACTCAAGTATACACCACAGCATATGCACTGTGGGACAACTTTTTGGG GTCCTATCACGCCACAAGGAGCGGGATGCCTGGCAATCCAGTCAGTGAGCGGAGCAACA CCTGATTTTCGGATCGCTGCCACTGGAGTTGTGCTTGACTTAGACAAGTCCATAAGAGTTGTGAAGAAATTAAAGTTGACCGGTTTCCCATTCAAAATCTTCAAGAATACAGCATTTATCAAG GGGATGTTTAACTCTGTACTGGAAGTGGCCAAGTTTGAAGGCGCAGCCATTCGTACTGTGAGCGGCATCCGAGGTCAGATTAAAAAAGCCCTGCGGACACCCGAGGGTGCCTTCCGAGCCACCTTTGAAGATAAGTTGCTAATGAGCG ATATTGTTTTCTTGCGGACTTGGTATCCTGTCTCCACCCCAGCCTTCTATAACCCAGTGACTTCCTTGCTAAAGGCTGTGGGTGAAAAAGACTCCTGGGCAGGAATGAAGACAACAGGCCAGCTAAGGCATGAGAAGGGCATcagactaaaacaaaacaaagattcTCTCTACAAG cctATAATGCGAGAAAAGAAACATTTCAATAAACTGCATATTCCAAAAGCGCTTCAGAAGGCTTtgccatttaaaagcaaacctaagcttcaggaaggaaaaggaaaagtcacAAAGGACAAGTGGAGACCAGCTGTTATCAGGGAGCCTCATGAAAAGAAA ATTGCAGCACTTCTGTCTGCTTTGGGTACGGTACACagttacaagctgaagaaagccAAGGTGAAACATCGGCAGCAGCTTAAAGAACGTCTCAAAGGgaggcagaaagaggaggaagagaaaataaAGAGGCAGAAAGAAGCAAAGAAGAAGCTCTTTCGCATTATTGGACAAAGGGAGAAAAAGCGGCAAAAATCAAGCCTGAGAGGATCTGCTGAAAGGGAGAAGTGA
- the BMS1 gene encoding ribosome biogenesis protein BMS1 homolog isoform X2, whose protein sequence is MEENDNKHHRKRHSGPKAGKKKKRHLKDLGLEDEEDARKRNPKAFAVQSAVKMARTFHRTQDLKTKKHHIPVVDRTPLDPPPVVVVVVGPPKVGKSTLIKCLIKNFTRQKLVEIRGPVTIVSGKKRRLTIIECGCDINTMIDLAKVADLVLMLIDASFGFEMETFEFLNICQVHGFPKIMGVLTHLDTFKNNKQLKKTKKRLKHRFWTEVYQGAKLFYLSGMVHGEYQKQEIHNLGRFISVMKFRPLMWQTSHPYVLADRMEDLTNPEDIRVNPKCDRKVSLYGYLRGTHLKNKSQIHMPGVGDFTVSDVSFLPDPCALPEHQKKRSLNEKEKLIYAPLSGVGGLVYDKDAVYIDLGGSHTHKEEEEETRPNHELVQSLISTHSTIDAKMASSKVSLFMDSQPLETDIDNQGLFEMPKEEKETDPHTGRVRRKALFEDEEKEDGGSDEEEDEEMSESGSDGDEEDGQQSDEDFPDLELAMRSSKRFKKEPKPGTLTELPAFADSDDNLEISSGEEEEMGLDGDGEDGEGDGQESEEERVADSESTARSTDLLTRSACGEMDKEERNSRNLRRKVAAATDSGNGTAEEASASEMEESSAEDKGESMEDSDTEESDGEDSQPQCAGVKTQKSKFDKSEDDVEGLLKEEEEYKEASDFSLDTVGALKWKEGITQKAAEAFLRQQQSAPNLRKLIYGTVAEDEGEEDEENNELGGLFRISRPNEESKRKADALDCSKFPVESPQDWDLDEVMDSIRDCFVTGNWEADKDAAKLLKEDEELYGDFEDLETGIVHSGKAADQGDEASSEEEKENNNGKEDKSGEEEEEKKKRMDKKRKLKRMFDAVYDEGEATYFDDLKGEMQKQAQLNRTEFEDQDDETRVQYEGFRPGMYVRIELENVPCELVLHFDPHYPIILGGLGNTEGNVGYVQMRLKKHRWYKKILKTRDPLIFSLGWRRFQTIPMYYIEDHNGRHRLLKYTPQHMHCGTTFWGPITPQGAGCLAIQSVSGATPDFRIAATGVVLDLDKSIRVVKKLKLTGFPFKIFKNTAFIKGMFNSVLEVAKFEGAAIRTVSGIRGQIKKALRTPEGAFRATFEDKLLMSDIVFLRTWYPVSTPAFYNPVTSLLKAVGEKDSWAGMKTTGQLRHEKGIRLKQNKDSLYKPIMREKKHFNKLHIPKALQKALPFKSKPKLQEGKGKVTKDKWRPAVIREPHEKKLQAEESQGETSAAA, encoded by the exons GACCCAGGATTTGAAGACGAAAAAACATCACATTCCAGTGGTTGACCGCACTCCATTAGATCCTCCTCCTGTCGTTGTGGTTGTGGTTGGCCCTCCGAAAGTTGGAAAGAGCACCTTGATAAAATGTCTTATTAAGAATTTCACCAGGCAGAAGTTAGTTGAAATCCGGGGTCCTGTAACAATTGTGTCAG GTAAAAAGCGTAGGCTTACCATAATTGAATGTGGATGTGATATTAATACAATGATTGATCTAGCTAAAGTTGCCGATCTG gTTTTAATGCTCATTGATGCCAGCTTCGGATTTGAAATGGAAACATTTGAATTTTTAAACATTTGCCAGgtacatggcttccccaaaattaTGGGTGTTCTTACGCACTTGGATACCTTCAAGAATAACAAACAGCTCAAGAAGACTAAAAAGAGACTGAAGCACAGATTCTGGACAGAGGTTTATCAG GGTGCCAAATTGTTCTATCTCTCTGGGATGGTACATGGAGAATATCAAAAACAGGAAATCCACAACCTGGGGCGCTTTATTTCCGTAATGAAATTCCGTCCCCTTATGTGGCAGACGTCTCATCCTTACGTACTAGCAGACAG GATGGAAGACTTGACAAACCCAGAAGATATCAGAGTTAATCCAAAGTGTGACAGGAAGGTTTCACTTTATGGTTACTTAAGAGGAACGCACTTGAAAAACAAAAGTCAAATACATATGCCAG GCGTTGGGGATTTCACAGTGAGTGATGTCAGTTTCCTGCCAGATCCCTGTGCGCTCCCTGAACACCAGAAGAAGCGTTCCTTAAATGAGAAGGAGAAGCTTATTTATGCACCACTGTCCGGTGTTGGGGGCTTAGTTTATGATAAAGATGCAGTTTATATCGACCTTGGAGGAAGTCACACACATAAAGAAGAAGAG GAGGAAACAAGACCAAACCATGAACTAGTCCAGAGCCTCATCTCTACGCACTCCACTATTGATGCCAAAATGGCGTCAAGCAAAGTGTCTCTCTTCATGGATTCCCAACCGCTAGAGACTGACATTGACAACCAAGG TCTGTTTGAGATGCCTAAAGAAGAGAAGGAAACTGACCCACATACTGGGAGGGTACGTCGGAAGGCACTATTTGAAGATGAGGAAAAAGAAGATGGTGGAAGTGAtgaggaggaagatgaagaaaTGTCTGAGAGTGGTAGTGATGGTGACGAGGAGGATGGGCAACAAAGTGATGAAGATTTCCCAGATCTGGAGCTGGCCATGAGATCTTCCAAGcgttttaaaaaagaacccaaACCAGGAACCCTAACAGAACTTCCAGCATTTGCTGATAGCGATGACAATCTTGAGATAAGTTCAGGTGAGGAAGAAGAAATGGGCCTTGATGGGGACGGGGAAGATGGAGAAGGAGATGGACAAGAAAGCGAGGAGGAGAGAGTTGCTGATTCTGAATCTACAGCCAGAAGCACAGATTTATTGACTAGGTCTGCATGTGGTGAAATGGACAAAGAGGAGAGAAATAGTAGAAATCTGCGTAGAAAGGTGGCTGCCGCTACAGATTCTGGAAATGGGACAGCAGAAGAAGCATCAGCATCTGAGATGGAAGAATCATCTGCAGAGGACAAAGGAGAATCAATGGAAGATTCTGATACGGAAGAATCTGATGGGGAAGATTCCCAGCCGCAGTGTGCTGGAGTTAAAACACAGAAATCAAAGTTTGACAAAAGCGAGGATGATGTTGAAGGTCtgttgaaagaggaagaggagtatAAAGAAGCCTCTGACTTTTCTCTAGATACAGTTG GTGCGCTTAAATGGAAAGAAGGCATTACTCAAAAGGCAGCTGAAGCATTTCTGAGGCAACAACAATCAGCTCCCAATCTTCGCAAACTTATTTATGGAACAG TGGCTGAGGATGAGGGGGAGGAAGATGAAGAAAACAATGAGCTTGGAGGGTTGTTCCGCATCAGCCGTCCCAACGAAGAATCGAAGCGAAAAGCCGATGCCCTTGACTGCTCCAAATtccctgtggaaagcccacaAGATTGGGACTTAGATGAG GTTATGGACAGTATCAGAGACTGTTTTGTGACTGGAAACTGGGAAGCTGATAAAGATGCTGCAAAACTGTTGAAGGAGGATG AAGAATTATATGGCGATTTTGAAGATCTTGAGACAGGAATTGTACACAGTGGCAAAGCAGCTGATCAAGGAGATGAA GCATCAAgtgaagaagagaaagagaataaTAATGGGAAAGAGGACAAATCtggtgaagaggaagaggaaaagaagaagcgCATGGATAAGAAACGCAAGCTGAAGAGGATGTTTGATGctgtgtatgacgaaggagaagCCACCTACTTTGATGACCTAAAAGGGGAGATGCAGAAACAGGCACAG CTTAATCGGACTGAATTTGAAGATCAAGACGACGAGACCAGAGTTCAGTATGAGGGATTCCGGCCCGGAATGTATGTACGGATAGAACTGGAGAACGTCCCATGTGAGCTGGTGCTGCATTTTGACCCACACTATCCAATTATCCTGGGTGGCCTGGGAAACACCGAAGGAAATGTGGGATATGTGCAG ATGCGCTTGAAGAAGCATCGTTGGTATAAGAAAATACTTAAGACTCGTGATCCTCTCATTTTCTCATTGGGCTGGAGGAGGTTTCAGACGATCCCTATGTACTACATCGAAGACCATAATGGCCGTCACAGGCTACTCAAGTATACACCACAGCATATGCACTGTGGGACAACTTTTTGGG GTCCTATCACGCCACAAGGAGCGGGATGCCTGGCAATCCAGTCAGTGAGCGGAGCAACA CCTGATTTTCGGATCGCTGCCACTGGAGTTGTGCTTGACTTAGACAAGTCCATAAGAGTTGTGAAGAAATTAAAGTTGACCGGTTTCCCATTCAAAATCTTCAAGAATACAGCATTTATCAAG GGGATGTTTAACTCTGTACTGGAAGTGGCCAAGTTTGAAGGCGCAGCCATTCGTACTGTGAGCGGCATCCGAGGTCAGATTAAAAAAGCCCTGCGGACACCCGAGGGTGCCTTCCGAGCCACCTTTGAAGATAAGTTGCTAATGAGCG ATATTGTTTTCTTGCGGACTTGGTATCCTGTCTCCACCCCAGCCTTCTATAACCCAGTGACTTCCTTGCTAAAGGCTGTGGGTGAAAAAGACTCCTGGGCAGGAATGAAGACAACAGGCCAGCTAAGGCATGAGAAGGGCATcagactaaaacaaaacaaagattcTCTCTACAAG cctATAATGCGAGAAAAGAAACATTTCAATAAACTGCATATTCCAAAAGCGCTTCAGAAGGCTTtgccatttaaaagcaaacctaagcttcaggaaggaaaaggaaaagtcacAAAGGACAAGTGGAGACCAGCTGTTATCAGGGAGCCTCATGAAAAGAAA ttacaagctgaagaaagccAAGGTGAAACATCGGCAGCAGCTTAA